The Aurantiacibacter gangjinensis genome includes a region encoding these proteins:
- a CDS encoding OB-fold-containig protein yields MSLLADYNLPFVIAMGLMVLALVLQLVGLGDFDVGGDVDVDAGLEVGDATSTGIGGALLTLLGLGKVPLMVWLMVFLLLFTVIGMSIQALTGDLIGGPLYPWLAALFAGGASLPATAIATRPLARLMPQDETTAVGLDSLVGRRGKVSTGKALRGSPARTTVRDRHGHAHHVMLEPHEDASEIHEGDEVLLVRREGQTFFGVPLAERKLAP; encoded by the coding sequence ATGAGCCTGCTTGCCGACTATAATTTGCCCTTTGTGATAGCCATGGGCCTGATGGTCCTTGCGCTGGTCTTGCAGCTGGTTGGCCTCGGCGATTTCGATGTCGGCGGCGATGTCGATGTCGATGCCGGTTTGGAAGTCGGGGATGCGACCTCCACCGGTATCGGCGGCGCGCTGCTCACCCTGCTGGGGCTGGGCAAGGTGCCGCTGATGGTGTGGCTGATGGTCTTCCTGCTGCTCTTTACCGTGATCGGAATGAGCATCCAGGCGCTGACCGGAGACCTGATCGGCGGCCCGCTCTATCCATGGCTGGCGGCACTGTTTGCAGGAGGCGCGAGCCTTCCCGCGACGGCCATTGCAACCCGCCCGCTGGCGCGACTGATGCCGCAGGACGAAACCACTGCCGTCGGGCTGGACAGCCTTGTCGGGCGGCGCGGCAAGGTCTCCACCGGCAAGGCGCTGCGCGGCTCGCCCGCCCGCACCACGGTGCGCGACCGCCACGGCCATGCCCACCACGTCATGCTGGAGCCGCACGAGGATGCCAGCGAAATCCACGAAGGCGACGAGGTCCTGCTCGTTCGCCGCGAGGGACAGACATTCTTCGGGGTGCCCTTGGCAGAGCGCAAGCTCGCACCCTGA
- the rlmN gene encoding 23S rRNA (adenine(2503)-C(2))-methyltransferase RlmN — translation MADTTLMSIPGQVDPVPVARDITPREDGRVDLIGLPKKDIATLFEGAGLDNRQAKLRAKQVFHWLYHRGVTDFEAMTDIAKTMRPWLAERFVIGRPDVVEAQHSTDGTRKWLLRTADGHDFEMVFIPDADRGTLCVSSQVGCTLNCRFCHTGTMRLVRNLTPGEIVGQVMLARDALGEWPKGKMDFAEEESEAEYTADGRLLTNIVMMGMGEPLYNFDNVRDALQLVMDGDGLALSKRRITLSTSGVVPAMERCGEEIGVNLAVSLHAVTKDIRDEIVPINKKYGIEELLQACADYPGASNARRITFEYVMLKDKNDSDEHARELVRLLKAYKLPAKVNLIPFNPWPGAAYECSTPERIKAFSDIVFEGGISAPVRTPRGRDIDAACGQLKTAAEKKSRAQLDREAAEAAESA, via the coding sequence ATGGCCGATACGACACTGATGAGCATTCCCGGGCAGGTAGACCCGGTTCCCGTCGCGCGTGACATCACGCCGCGCGAGGATGGGCGCGTGGACCTGATCGGCCTACCCAAGAAGGATATCGCGACCCTGTTCGAAGGTGCCGGCCTCGACAATCGTCAGGCCAAGCTGCGTGCGAAGCAGGTGTTTCACTGGCTCTATCATCGGGGCGTGACGGATTTCGAGGCGATGACCGATATCGCCAAGACCATGCGACCGTGGCTGGCAGAGCGGTTCGTGATCGGTCGGCCCGACGTGGTCGAAGCGCAGCACAGCACTGACGGCACACGCAAATGGCTGCTGCGCACGGCGGACGGCCATGATTTCGAGATGGTCTTCATCCCCGATGCCGATCGCGGCACGCTGTGCGTATCCAGCCAGGTCGGCTGCACGCTCAATTGCCGCTTCTGCCACACCGGCACCATGCGCCTTGTGCGCAACCTCACCCCGGGCGAAATAGTCGGCCAGGTCATGCTGGCGCGCGATGCGCTGGGCGAATGGCCGAAAGGCAAGATGGATTTCGCCGAGGAAGAGAGCGAGGCGGAATATACCGCCGATGGCCGCCTGCTGACCAACATCGTGATGATGGGCATGGGCGAACCGCTCTACAACTTCGACAATGTCCGCGATGCGCTGCAGTTGGTGATGGATGGCGACGGACTGGCGCTCTCCAAGCGCCGTATCACACTTTCCACCAGCGGCGTGGTCCCGGCCATGGAGCGCTGCGGCGAGGAGATCGGCGTGAACCTTGCCGTATCGCTGCACGCCGTCACCAAGGACATCCGCGACGAAATCGTGCCGATCAACAAAAAGTACGGCATCGAGGAATTGCTGCAGGCCTGTGCCGATTATCCCGGTGCCAGCAATGCGCGGCGGATCACTTTCGAATACGTGATGCTGAAGGACAAGAACGACAGCGATGAACACGCGCGCGAACTCGTCCGCCTGCTGAAGGCCTACAAACTGCCCGCCAAGGTAAATCTGATCCCGTTCAACCCGTGGCCGGGTGCGGCTTACGAATGCTCGACGCCGGAGCGGATCAAAGCGTTTTCCGACATCGTGTTCGAAGGCGGCATCAGCGCGCCGGTGCGCACCCCGCGCGGCCGCGATATCGACGCGGCATGCGGCCAGCTGAAAACGGCCGCCGAAAAGAAAAGCCGCGCCCAGCTGGACCGCGAGGCGGCGGAAGCAGCCGAAAGCGCCTAG
- a CDS encoding invasion associated locus B family protein, which yields MHAFSLLAATAILATAAAPTNIRDSLGVFGDWGAFRDSQVPRCYAIAAAQPSQSRRDHQPFATVGTWPDRQVRGQVHFNLSRNLSSNPRLRLAIGGQRFDLTGGGNDAWATGPQDDAAIVAAFRAGSRMSISATDNRGNRFTDRYSLQGAATAMDAASVGCARQR from the coding sequence ATGCATGCTTTTTCCCTCCTCGCCGCGACGGCCATTCTCGCCACCGCTGCGGCGCCGACCAACATTCGCGACAGCCTTGGCGTGTTCGGCGACTGGGGCGCATTTCGCGATTCCCAAGTGCCGCGGTGCTATGCGATTGCCGCCGCGCAGCCCTCGCAAAGCCGCCGCGATCACCAGCCGTTCGCAACGGTAGGCACATGGCCGGATCGGCAGGTGCGCGGACAGGTGCATTTCAATCTCAGCCGCAACCTGTCCTCCAACCCGCGCCTGCGCCTCGCCATTGGCGGGCAGCGCTTCGATCTGACGGGCGGCGGCAATGATGCATGGGCGACAGGCCCGCAGGATGATGCCGCCATCGTCGCAGCCTTCAGGGCAGGCAGTAGGATGAGCATCTCCGCCACGGACAATCGCGGAAACCGCTTTACCGATCGCTACAGCCTGCAAGGCGCGGCCACTGCCATGGATGCCGCGAGCGTAGGCTGCGCACGGCAACGCTAG
- the greB gene encoding transcription elongation factor GreB yields MPLADNNNPITPAGLAALKARYDHLLGTERPEIVEIVSWAAGNGDRSENGDYLYGRKRMREIDRELAYLAKVMKFAKVVDPAQQPDKARVFFGATVTIADEDDDERTLIIVGDNEQDAGEGRVGWSSPIARALRGAEVGDLRTVRLPAGVKEWEVLAITYPGD; encoded by the coding sequence ATGCCCTTAGCCGACAACAATAACCCGATCACGCCTGCCGGCCTTGCCGCATTGAAAGCGCGCTACGACCACCTGCTTGGCACCGAACGCCCGGAAATCGTCGAGATCGTCAGCTGGGCGGCGGGCAATGGCGACCGCAGCGAGAACGGCGATTACCTCTACGGTCGCAAGCGCATGCGCGAGATCGACCGCGAGCTGGCCTACCTCGCCAAGGTGATGAAATTCGCCAAGGTCGTTGACCCGGCGCAGCAGCCGGACAAGGCGCGCGTGTTCTTCGGCGCGACCGTCACCATTGCCGACGAGGACGATGACGAGCGCACCCTCATCATTGTCGGTGATAACGAGCAGGACGCGGGCGAAGGTCGTGTCGGCTGGTCCAGCCCGATTGCGCGCGCCTTGCGCGGTGCGGAAGTGGGCGATTTGCGCACCGTTCGCCTGCCAGCCGGCGTGAAGGAGTGGGAAGTGCTGGCGATCACCTATCCGGGCGATTGA
- a CDS encoding RNA polymerase sigma factor: protein MTQAKDSASAGSQDDAYRDAAAQFGDAIARLARGYEADPDLARDLVQDIHTELWRSFAYFEGQCSLRSWVYRIGHNVGVSHIQKAMRSKPSQAQSGLDEIDALAAPDNPEAEVGENQVTRRLMATIHRLKPADRQVMLLYLEDLSAAEIGDVTGLSSGAVATRIHRLKALLAEAFQPEDIDR from the coding sequence ATGACCCAAGCGAAAGACAGCGCATCCGCCGGATCGCAGGACGACGCCTATCGCGATGCCGCCGCACAGTTCGGCGATGCCATAGCCCGCCTGGCGCGCGGCTATGAAGCCGATCCCGACCTCGCGCGTGACCTGGTGCAGGACATCCACACCGAATTGTGGCGCAGCTTTGCCTATTTCGAAGGCCAATGCAGCTTGCGCAGCTGGGTCTACCGCATCGGCCATAATGTCGGTGTCAGCCATATCCAGAAAGCCATGCGGTCAAAGCCGTCGCAGGCACAATCCGGTCTGGACGAAATCGACGCGCTGGCCGCACCCGACAACCCCGAAGCCGAGGTCGGCGAGAACCAGGTAACGCGCCGCCTGATGGCGACCATCCACCGCCTCAAGCCCGCCGACCGCCAAGTGATGCTGCTCTATTTGGAGGACCTGTCCGCCGCCGAAATCGGTGACGTGACCGGGCTTTCATCCGGCGCGGTCGCCACCCGTATTCACCGCCTCAAGGCGCTGCTTGCCGAGGCCTTCCAGCCAGAGGACATTGACCGATGA
- a CDS encoding flotillin family protein: MESFMDAGLVGIVGVIVAFLAVIIFLTKLYRRASKEIAFVRTGVGGEKVVMNGGALVFPIFHETMPVNMNTLVLSVVRRDGEALITLDRLRIDVKAEFYVRVKPDSDAIAMAAQTLGQRTMQPEMLKDLVEGKFVDALRSVAAGMTMNELHEQRADFVQKVQQVSSNDLAMNGLELESVSLTGLDQTSIEHFNANNAFDAEGLTKLTEQIEARKKLRNDIEQDTRVQMEAKNLEADARSFEISRDTEYARLSQEREVEVRRAAQSSEIAREQAERQREADAARIEAKKLVDAQQIEADRLVEEARIDQVRALEIARQEQQIAVQNKSREESQAKAEADAARAKAVAAEEQVATARESEIAERQKKIELIEAAKQAEREAIGIKVEAEAERDAAANRAEALRREAEGEAEAEKLRAEAARVRFEVEAAGQQAINEAANILSMDQISLQTKLALLKVLPEVIRESAKPMEAIDSIKIVQVDGLTQRGGSGGSANGAASVGGGSGNLANDAVSAALAYRAQAPVLDGLMKELGLDGSSLGKLAEGAAKLNGNGEAGGDDTIVDLLSDIAEASDEAENRASGEAADDSETQQAAE, encoded by the coding sequence ATGGAAAGCTTTATGGATGCAGGCCTTGTCGGCATAGTCGGGGTGATTGTCGCCTTTCTGGCGGTCATCATCTTCCTCACCAAGCTCTATCGCCGGGCCTCGAAAGAGATCGCCTTCGTGCGGACGGGCGTCGGCGGCGAGAAGGTCGTGATGAACGGGGGCGCGCTCGTCTTCCCGATCTTCCACGAAACCATGCCCGTCAACATGAACACGCTGGTGCTGAGCGTCGTGCGCCGCGATGGCGAGGCGCTGATCACGCTCGACCGGCTGCGGATCGACGTGAAGGCGGAGTTCTACGTTCGCGTGAAGCCCGATAGCGATGCCATCGCCATGGCCGCGCAGACGCTGGGCCAGCGCACCATGCAGCCCGAAATGCTGAAGGATCTTGTCGAAGGCAAGTTCGTCGATGCGCTGCGCTCCGTCGCAGCGGGCATGACCATGAACGAGTTGCACGAACAGCGTGCGGACTTCGTGCAGAAGGTGCAGCAGGTGTCGTCCAACGATCTGGCCATGAACGGCCTGGAGCTGGAGTCGGTCTCGTTGACCGGTCTCGATCAGACGAGCATCGAGCATTTCAACGCTAATAACGCCTTCGACGCCGAAGGTCTTACGAAGCTGACCGAACAGATCGAAGCGCGCAAGAAGCTGCGCAACGATATCGAGCAGGACACGCGCGTGCAGATGGAGGCCAAGAACCTCGAGGCCGACGCCCGGAGTTTCGAGATCAGTCGCGACACCGAATATGCGCGCCTCTCGCAGGAGCGCGAAGTCGAGGTGCGGCGTGCGGCGCAAAGCTCCGAGATCGCTCGCGAGCAGGCAGAGCGCCAGCGCGAAGCCGATGCCGCGCGGATCGAAGCCAAGAAGCTGGTCGACGCGCAGCAGATCGAGGCCGACCGGCTGGTGGAAGAAGCCCGCATCGACCAGGTGCGCGCGCTGGAAATCGCCCGGCAGGAACAGCAGATCGCCGTGCAGAACAAGTCGCGCGAGGAAAGCCAGGCCAAGGCAGAGGCTGACGCGGCCCGTGCCAAGGCTGTCGCTGCCGAAGAACAGGTCGCCACGGCCCGTGAAAGCGAGATTGCCGAGCGCCAGAAGAAGATCGAACTGATCGAGGCAGCCAAGCAGGCAGAGCGCGAAGCCATCGGCATCAAGGTCGAAGCCGAAGCGGAACGCGATGCTGCGGCCAACCGCGCCGAAGCCCTGCGCCGCGAGGCCGAGGGTGAAGCCGAAGCCGAGAAGCTGCGGGCAGAAGCTGCGCGCGTTCGCTTCGAGGTCGAAGCTGCTGGCCAGCAGGCCATCAACGAGGCTGCGAACATCCTCTCGATGGACCAGATCAGCCTGCAGACCAAGTTGGCCCTGCTGAAGGTGCTGCCGGAAGTGATCCGCGAAAGCGCGAAGCCCATGGAAGCCATCGACTCGATCAAGATCGTGCAGGTGGACGGGCTGACCCAGCGCGGCGGTTCGGGCGGCTCCGCCAACGGCGCGGCCAGCGTCGGCGGCGGATCGGGCAATCTCGCCAACGATGCGGTATCGGCAGCTCTCGCCTACCGCGCGCAGGCTCCGGTGCTCGACGGCCTGATGAAAGAGCTGGGCCTCGATGGCTCCTCGCTCGGCAAACTGGCCGAAGGCGCTGCCAAGCTCAACGGCAATGGCGAGGCGGGCGGAGACGACACCATCGTCGACCTGCTGAGCGACATCGCCGAAGCGAGCGACGAGGCAGAGAACCGCGCCAGCGGTGAAGCGGCAGACGATAGCGAGACGCAGCAGGCCGCCGAATAA
- a CDS encoding lytic transglycosylase domain-containing protein: MVRLPLIALAATLTLSPAAFAQDASEWDRNRAMLVADGPGPMAPQIARWERLWEDRQAQLPFTTYARFLLANPGFPDETTLRSRAEQRLREEFTDPQLLLQFFENVDPVTNYAKAHYALALMGPQRAEAQRWALEAWRGGEMSPTAEASISANFGSEFSQDDHDARMDALLWQRDGDAAARQLARTSPDRREIFAARLAILQGGDGATDAAGALSDPGYLYNRSRELRQEGQVGRAIAMIANGPTLSSEPLDTTAWTGELLALARAADRRNTVRIAQRGAESFAEDYDISTGPFRLRDDYTSLMWAGGTNALWHLRDAAAAAPLFYEYGAAARTPQTRSKGFFWAGEAYRAAGNTAEAMRHYDMAAQYGDRFYGLLALDRLGRDVPEYPATPSVTISNDSRAAFIDQPITRAVAEVARDAPWSTGIRFYRAIADQAETVEDHVLVGELAREIGRRDLAVNLADFAGADGHDGFTRIGYPTLDTPPGTNWTLIHAIARQESQFAENAISHAGARGLMQFMPATAREEARRAGVPFSASRLMDDPQYAMRLGSNHIERLVRYYDGSYPLAFAAYNAGPGNVNRWLRENGDPRQTGDWLRWIEEIGFFETKNYVHRVIENAVVYENLYPERAGRSRDVEDFLR, encoded by the coding sequence ATGGTTCGTCTTCCCCTGATCGCCCTCGCCGCCACTTTGACCCTGTCACCTGCCGCCTTCGCGCAGGATGCCAGCGAGTGGGACCGCAACCGCGCCATGCTGGTGGCCGATGGTCCGGGCCCGATGGCGCCGCAAATCGCGCGGTGGGAGCGGCTTTGGGAAGACCGGCAGGCACAGCTGCCGTTCACGACTTATGCCCGCTTCCTGCTCGCCAATCCCGGCTTTCCGGACGAGACGACCCTGCGTTCGCGCGCCGAGCAGCGTCTGCGCGAAGAGTTCACCGACCCCCAACTGCTTTTGCAGTTCTTCGAAAATGTCGATCCGGTCACGAACTATGCGAAGGCGCATTATGCGCTCGCGCTGATGGGCCCGCAGCGGGCCGAGGCGCAGCGCTGGGCGCTCGAGGCATGGCGCGGCGGCGAGATGTCGCCCACGGCGGAGGCCAGCATCTCGGCCAATTTCGGTAGCGAATTCTCACAGGACGATCACGATGCGCGCATGGATGCGCTGCTCTGGCAGCGTGACGGCGATGCTGCCGCCCGCCAGCTGGCGCGCACTTCGCCCGACCGGCGCGAAATTTTCGCCGCGCGTCTTGCCATCCTGCAGGGCGGCGACGGGGCGACAGATGCCGCGGGCGCGCTTAGCGATCCGGGCTATCTTTACAATCGCAGCCGCGAATTGCGGCAGGAAGGCCAGGTCGGCCGCGCTATCGCGATGATTGCCAACGGGCCGACGCTGTCGTCGGAGCCGCTTGATACGACAGCCTGGACGGGCGAACTGCTGGCGCTCGCCCGCGCTGCCGATCGCCGCAACACAGTGCGCATCGCCCAGCGCGGCGCTGAGTCTTTCGCCGAGGATTACGACATCTCTACCGGTCCCTTCCGCCTGCGGGACGATTACACATCGCTCATGTGGGCTGGCGGCACCAATGCGCTCTGGCACCTGCGCGATGCCGCCGCTGCTGCGCCGCTGTTCTACGAATACGGCGCCGCCGCCCGCACGCCGCAAACCCGGTCCAAGGGCTTCTTCTGGGCAGGCGAGGCCTACCGCGCCGCCGGTAATACTGCCGAGGCCATGCGCCATTACGATATGGCCGCGCAATATGGCGACCGTTTCTACGGCCTGCTGGCGCTCGACCGGCTTGGCCGCGACGTGCCGGAATATCCCGCCACGCCCAGCGTGACGATCAGCAACGACAGTCGCGCCGCCTTTATCGACCAACCTATCACGCGCGCCGTCGCTGAAGTTGCCCGCGACGCGCCCTGGAGCACGGGCATCCGCTTTTACCGCGCCATCGCCGATCAGGCCGAGACGGTAGAAGACCACGTGCTGGTCGGCGAACTGGCGCGCGAGATCGGTCGCCGCGACCTTGCCGTGAACCTCGCCGATTTTGCAGGTGCGGATGGCCATGACGGCTTTACCCGTATAGGCTATCCCACGCTCGACACCCCGCCGGGCACGAACTGGACGCTGATCCACGCCATTGCGCGGCAGGAAAGCCAGTTTGCCGAAAACGCCATCAGCCATGCGGGCGCGCGCGGCCTGATGCAGTTCATGCCCGCCACCGCGCGCGAGGAAGCGCGTCGCGCGGGCGTACCTTTCTCCGCCAGCCGCCTGATGGACGATCCGCAATATGCGATGCGCCTCGGCTCCAATCATATCGAGCGGCTGGTGCGCTATTACGATGGCAGCTACCCGCTGGCTTTCGCCGCCTACAATGCCGGCCCCGGCAATGTGAACCGCTGGCTGCGCGAAAATGGCGACCCGCGCCAGACCGGAGACTGGCTGCGCTGGATCGAGGAAATCGGCTTCTTCGAGACGAAGAATTACGTCCACCGCGTGATCGAGAATGCCGTGGTGTATGAGAACCTTTATCCCGAACGCGCCGGTCGCAGCCGCGATGTCGAGGATTTCCTGCGCTAG